The window CCGCCAGGCGGAGGGCCGCCTTCCCGGCCGGTGCTCCCTCGCTTCGGAGCGCGGTCGCCGCGCCGCCTCCCGGCGCACCGCCCCCATCACGCGCGCATGAAGCCAGCTCGGCACCTCCTCGCTCTCCAGGCGCCGGGCCAACTCGCGCAGGATGCGCGGGTCGGGTGACGATCCCCCCATCTCGTTCACCTCTCTTCCCTCCCCGGCGCCATCCGCCGGCCGAGCAGGCGAACGGCCCGGTGAAGCCGCGACTTGACGGTGCCGGCGGGGGTCCCCGTCATGGCCGCGATCTCGTCGGGGCCGTATCCGTAGATGAAGCGCAGAACCAGGAGGAGCCGCTGGGCCCCCGGCAGCTCGTCCACGAAGCGCCAGACCTCGCCGTCGTCCAGGCTTTCGGGCGCGGGCAGCTCCGGCAGCAGGTCCAGGGCGACCGTGGGGTGGCGGGCGCGGAGGAGCGAGACGCACTCGCGCACGAGGATGCGCGTCAGCCAGGCCGGGAAGGCCGCCGGGTTCTCCAGCCGCCCGAGGCCGCGGTAGGCGCGGAGGAAGGCGTTCTGCACGGCGTCGGCCGCGTCTTCGGGATCGTCCAGGGCCTGGCGGGCGAGGCGGTAGAGGCGCTTCTCGTGCTCCCGCACCAGCGCCTCGAAGGCGTCCGCGTCGCCCTGCTGGGCCCGGCGCACCAGCTCCTCCTCCGTCTCCTCCGCCCCCCAGCTCGCCGCGTGCGCCATCGCCGCCCTTGCCCCCCGGCGTTTAAGAGGGCGGCGCGGCACCCCCGGTTCCCTGGCAGGGGCGGCGATTCCCGGCGTACAATCTCGACTCGTGGATCCCCTCGCGGGTCGTCGCATCCAAGGGCGCCCTCATCACGGCTGAGGCGGTGGCCACCATTCGTCGAGGACTCGGGATGCTCGTCGCCGGGCGCTTCCTGAGCGCGCTGGGCGACGGGTTCTTTTGGCCCTTCCTGGCGCTCTACCTGGCCCGCTTCCACCACCTGTCGCCTTCCCAGGTGGGCCTCGCCATGAGCGTGGCCTCGGCGGGCTCGCTGCTGGGGCGCCTCCCCGGCGGCTACCTGGCCGACCGCTTCGGCTTCAAACCCGTCGCCGTGGCCGGCCTCGCCGGTGCGGGCCTGTCGGTCATGGTGGCGGGGCAGGCGAGCACCATCGCCGGCTTCGTCACCGCCTACACGCTCCAGGCGCTCTTCGTCTGGGGGAGCTTCCCCGCCCTGGTCCACGGCGCCGCGCTCCTCGCGCGCCCCGAGCGGCGGGAGGAAGCCTTCTCCTACCTCAACCTGGCCAGCAACGCCGGCTTCGCCATCGGGCCCATGGTCGGCGCCCTGGTGATCGAGCGCGACTTCCACCTCATCTTCTGGATCGACGGCGTCACCTTCCTGCTCTTCGCGACGCTGATCGCGCTGGGCGTCCCCGGCCTGCGCGAGGAAGCCGGACCCCGCGCCGCTCCCGGCGCCCCCCATCGAGCCACCGGGGCGCTGGCGGAGCTCCTCTCCCTCCCGCCCCCGGGCGCCGCGGCCTTCTGGCGTGTGGCGCTGGGCGGCGCGCTGGTCTCCATGGTCTACAGCCAGCTGGGGTCGACGCTGCCGGCGGAGCTGGGGCGGCGGTACGCCTCCGTCGGGTGGTATGGCTTCCTCTGGACGCTGAACGGGTCGATGATCGCGCTCCTCCAGGTGCCGGTCACGCGCCTGGGGCGCGACGTGGGGCGCAGGCCGCGCATGAGCCTGGCCGCGCTGGCGTACGCCTTGGGCATGCTGGTCATCTGGCGGGCGGAGGCGCCGTGGGCCTACTTCGTCGCCTTCGCCGTGATCACGCTGGGGGAGATCGTCTACTCGCCGCTCCCGCCGGCCGAGTACGCCTCCCTGGCGCCGCCGGGCCAGGGGGCCCGCTACCAGGCGGCGGGGAACCTTCTGGCCGGGGCCGGCTCCGCCCTGGGACCGGCCTTTGGGGGTGCGCTCCTGGCGCTGGCGGGGCCGGCCGGCCTCTGGCTGGGTGCCGCGGGGCTCGGCGTGGCCGCGGCCGCGGTCATCTGGCCGGAGAGGCAGCGCGGGCCGGGCGCGCAGGACGCCCGTGACCTGCATGAGCTCTGAGGCGGGTCCGGGGC is drawn from Bacillota bacterium and contains these coding sequences:
- a CDS encoding sigma-70 family RNA polymerase sigma factor, translating into MAHAASWGAEETEEELVRRAQQGDADAFEALVREHEKRLYRLARQALDDPEDAADAVQNAFLRAYRGLGRLENPAAFPAWLTRILVRECVSLLRARHPTVALDLLPELPAPESLDDGEVWRFVDELPGAQRLLLVLRFIYGYGPDEIAAMTGTPAGTVKSRLHRAVRLLGRRMAPGREER
- a CDS encoding MFS transporter, encoding MATIRRGLGMLVAGRFLSALGDGFFWPFLALYLARFHHLSPSQVGLAMSVASAGSLLGRLPGGYLADRFGFKPVAVAGLAGAGLSVMVAGQASTIAGFVTAYTLQALFVWGSFPALVHGAALLARPERREEAFSYLNLASNAGFAIGPMVGALVIERDFHLIFWIDGVTFLLFATLIALGVPGLREEAGPRAAPGAPHRATGALAELLSLPPPGAAAFWRVALGGALVSMVYSQLGSTLPAELGRRYASVGWYGFLWTLNGSMIALLQVPVTRLGRDVGRRPRMSLAALAYALGMLVIWRAEAPWAYFVAFAVITLGEIVYSPLPPAEYASLAPPGQGARYQAAGNLLAGAGSALGPAFGGALLALAGPAGLWLGAAGLGVAAAAVIWPERQRGPGAQDARDLHEL